One genomic region from Croceicoccus sp. YJ47 encodes:
- a CDS encoding class I adenylate-forming enzyme family protein, whose protein sequence is MSQMGLIHDGLDYWARRTPEKMAFSFDGEDALTYGELAKWSDGLAEHLQSQDVRPGDRVAIAAANSLEWIASAFAIAKSGGIIVPFNDRLVGLELHYLASDSDPRLIIADSERAERMVKAGVTATIMPIDHVSQFRGGATDGWQQVRRESEDVAMIIFTSGSTSRPKGAMMTHGSYLLKFTEMLLLDNRIGAETRSLMPFGLHSSPGLPWGQMFTTIVGGTLYFTQKYSTEKILRLLAQERITFFIGVPMIYDQLADLPQFADADLSHLTFARIGGATPTRETLARWMEKGIALRQLYGMSEVGGGAIIASEAEARARPDSCGRGLALSRFRIQRDDGSPCDPGEAGHILLTGPGLMKAYWNKPEETSAALQDGWMHTGDIGMVDEEGYFHFIDRSKEMIKSGGFNVSPAEIEGIISQHPAIAEVAVFGVQDADYAEAIFACARCNAALEEQELFDWCAERMAGYKLPRYVELTDKPLPRLANEKVDRQQLKRTYAAVSNRRDRLRSGIG, encoded by the coding sequence ATGAGCCAGATGGGATTGATACATGACGGGCTGGACTACTGGGCGAGGCGCACCCCTGAAAAAATGGCCTTCTCGTTCGACGGGGAGGATGCCCTCACCTACGGCGAGCTCGCCAAATGGAGCGACGGTCTGGCGGAGCATTTGCAGAGCCAGGACGTCCGGCCGGGAGACCGCGTAGCAATTGCAGCAGCCAACTCGCTGGAATGGATCGCCAGCGCCTTTGCCATTGCCAAGTCCGGCGGCATCATCGTGCCATTCAATGACCGGCTTGTGGGACTGGAACTCCACTACCTCGCCTCGGACAGTGATCCGCGCCTGATAATCGCGGATTCCGAGCGCGCCGAGCGAATGGTGAAAGCGGGCGTGACCGCAACCATCATGCCCATCGACCATGTCTCGCAATTTCGCGGCGGCGCCACCGACGGATGGCAGCAGGTCCGCCGGGAGAGCGAGGATGTGGCGATGATCATTTTCACCAGCGGCTCCACCTCCCGGCCTAAGGGAGCCATGATGACGCACGGGAGTTATCTCCTGAAGTTCACCGAGATGCTGCTGCTCGACAATCGCATCGGCGCCGAAACCCGATCACTGATGCCCTTCGGTCTTCATTCGTCGCCCGGACTGCCCTGGGGCCAGATGTTCACGACCATAGTCGGCGGAACGCTGTATTTCACGCAGAAATACTCTACCGAGAAAATCTTGCGACTGCTCGCTCAGGAGCGGATCACATTCTTCATTGGCGTGCCCATGATCTATGATCAATTGGCCGATCTGCCTCAATTCGCCGATGCGGATCTATCGCATTTGACTTTCGCCCGCATCGGCGGCGCCACACCCACCAGGGAAACGCTCGCGCGCTGGATGGAAAAAGGCATCGCCCTGCGCCAGCTCTACGGCATGTCCGAGGTTGGCGGAGGTGCCATCATCGCCAGCGAAGCGGAAGCACGTGCCCGGCCCGACAGTTGCGGCCGCGGCCTCGCTCTGTCGCGCTTCCGCATTCAGCGTGACGACGGGAGCCCATGCGATCCTGGCGAAGCGGGGCATATCCTGCTCACCGGACCGGGTTTGATGAAAGCATACTGGAACAAGCCCGAAGAGACATCCGCTGCATTGCAGGACGGATGGATGCATACAGGCGATATCGGCATGGTCGATGAGGAAGGATATTTCCATTTCATCGACAGGTCGAAAGAGATGATCAAGTCTGGCGGCTTCAACGTTTCTCCCGCCGAGATCGAAGGCATCATCTCGCAGCATCCCGCCATTGCCGAGGTCGCCGTTTTCGGCGTGCAGGATGCCGATTACGCAGAAGCAATTTTCGCCTGCGCGCGTTGCAATGCCGCGCTGGAAGAACAGGAATTGTTCGATTGGTGCGCGGAAAGGATGGCAGGATACAAGCTGCCGCGATATGTGGAATTAACGGATAAACCGCTCCCGCGGCTTGCAAATGAAAAAGTCGATCGACAACAACTCAAGCGAACCTATGCCGCCGTTTCCAACAGACGCGACAGACTAAGGTCCGGCATCGGATAA
- a CDS encoding LacI family DNA-binding transcriptional regulator — translation MGKTRKNPDKAKDGGERQTVRTLADLGKIAGVTAGTVSRALAGNSLVNRATRERIEALAREYDFRPNQIASKLRRQKTGVVGVIIPLGHDRNQQISDTFFMTLLGHLADELTEYGYDLMLRRVIPDQDEDWLDRFIRSGMIDGVVVIGQSDQFDRIEDVANGYLPMVVWGNHQEGQRHCVVGTDNRLGGKLAAENLVSAGATSLAFLGDTQPIEFAARFGGAKDVAARMGVTIRALPTHLSADRMGGEIARHLRKIQGEVDGIFAATDAIAVACLKELREHDIDVPGEMKIVGFDDLPIARQTVPPLTTVRQDIAAGAKGLVDLLMRRLGGEDTESLILPPHLIIRETV, via the coding sequence ATGGGCAAGACGCGAAAAAATCCTGACAAGGCGAAGGACGGCGGCGAGCGCCAGACCGTCCGCACGCTTGCAGATCTGGGCAAGATCGCGGGCGTCACCGCCGGCACGGTGTCGCGTGCGCTGGCGGGCAACAGCCTCGTAAACCGTGCAACCCGCGAGCGCATCGAGGCGCTGGCCCGCGAATACGACTTCCGGCCCAACCAGATCGCCAGCAAACTGCGGCGGCAGAAGACCGGCGTAGTCGGGGTGATCATCCCGCTGGGTCATGATCGCAACCAGCAGATTTCCGACACCTTCTTCATGACATTGCTCGGCCACCTGGCCGACGAGCTGACCGAATACGGCTACGACCTCATGCTGCGCCGGGTCATTCCCGACCAAGACGAGGACTGGCTGGACCGTTTCATCCGCTCCGGAATGATCGATGGGGTAGTGGTTATCGGCCAGTCGGATCAGTTCGACCGGATCGAGGACGTGGCCAATGGCTACCTGCCGATGGTTGTCTGGGGCAACCATCAGGAAGGCCAGAGGCATTGCGTCGTGGGAACGGATAACCGGCTGGGGGGCAAGCTGGCGGCAGAGAATCTGGTCTCTGCAGGGGCCACGAGCCTGGCCTTCCTGGGCGATACCCAGCCCATCGAATTTGCCGCGCGCTTCGGCGGGGCGAAGGATGTTGCGGCAAGGATGGGCGTCACGATCCGGGCGCTTCCCACGCACCTGTCGGCTGATCGTATGGGCGGAGAGATTGCCCGGCACCTGCGCAAGATCCAAGGCGAAGTGGACGGCATATTCGCAGCCACAGATGCCATCGCGGTCGCATGCCTCAAGGAACTGCGCGAGCACGACATTGACGTGCCGGGCGAGATGAAGATCGTCGGCTTCGACGATCTGCCGATCGCACGCCAGACCGTGCCCCCGCTCACCACCGTCCGGCAGGACATCGCCGCGGGCGCGAAGGGTCTCGTCGACCTGCTGATGCGGCGGCTGGGCGGAGAAGACACGGAAAGCCTGATCCTGCCCCCCCATCTGATCATTCGCGAAACCGTCTAG
- a CDS encoding CoA transferase subunit A: MDSADNALSDLLKDGITLMSGGFGLCGNPETLIEAVRASQVKSLTVISNNAGADNFGLWALLENKQVKKMISSYVGENKLFEQLYLSGALELELNPQGTLAERIRAGGAGIPAFYTRTGVGTVVAEGKPTEVFDGIEYVRERWLRADVALVKAWRADPEGNLVFRKTARNFNPMMATAGKVTVVEVEELVEAGSLDPDCIHVPGIHVDRIVMATINEKRIERLTERTRESA, encoded by the coding sequence ATGGACAGCGCCGATAATGCGCTGAGCGATCTGTTGAAAGATGGCATCACGCTGATGTCGGGCGGGTTCGGGCTATGCGGCAATCCCGAAACCCTGATCGAGGCTGTGCGCGCTTCGCAGGTGAAATCCCTGACCGTCATCTCCAACAATGCAGGTGCCGATAACTTCGGCCTGTGGGCGCTGCTCGAAAACAAGCAGGTGAAGAAAATGATTTCTTCCTATGTCGGAGAGAACAAGCTGTTCGAGCAGCTTTACCTTTCCGGCGCGCTCGAGCTTGAACTCAATCCACAAGGCACCTTGGCGGAACGCATTCGCGCAGGGGGTGCCGGCATTCCGGCATTCTATACCCGGACCGGTGTCGGCACAGTGGTGGCCGAGGGAAAGCCGACCGAGGTTTTTGACGGGATCGAGTATGTCCGCGAACGTTGGCTCAGAGCGGATGTTGCATTGGTCAAAGCCTGGCGCGCAGACCCGGAAGGAAACCTGGTTTTCCGCAAGACCGCTCGCAATTTCAACCCGATGATGGCCACCGCCGGCAAGGTCACGGTGGTCGAGGTGGAGGAACTGGTCGAGGCCGGCTCGCTCGACCCCGATTGCATCCACGTGCCCGGCATTCATGTCGACCGCATCGTGATGGCGACAATAAACGAAAAGCGCATCGAGCGTCTTACCGAGCGAACTCGGGAAAGCGCCTAA
- a CDS encoding NAD-dependent succinate-semialdehyde dehydrogenase gives MNDYSSKLGLYIGGEWLGPEGRDTTQPRNPATGEVIGELPSASLDDLDRALQAAEEGFAQWRDTSGTERANVLRKAAALLRERADDIARIATMEQGKPVAEAKGELGLTASLIEFHAGEAERIYGRVLPRPTGSRSLVLHQPIGVVAAFCAWNFPILNPARKLAPALAAGCAIILKPSEETAGSAIAIMRCFEDAGLPGKVAQMVFGVPDTISRHLLASPVTRKLSFTGSVPVGKHLMKLAADTVMRSTMELGGHGPVLVFDDCDLDKTLDMLVPHKFRNAGQVCISPTRFHVQEGIYEKFARGFAERTSALRVGSGFESETQMGPMANARRPEAIDAMVENARSEGATVLTGGTRGANGRGFFYQPTVLTDVPMTARLMNDEPFGPVAMISRFASDDDAIAEANRLPYALAAYCFTENGRRQNRLGDEIEAGMIAVNQLALSWPDSPFGGMKDSGFGSEDGPEGVMAHLVTKTFHMK, from the coding sequence ATGAACGATTATTCCAGCAAGCTCGGCCTCTACATCGGCGGCGAATGGCTCGGCCCCGAGGGACGCGACACGACGCAACCCCGCAATCCGGCCACCGGCGAGGTGATCGGTGAACTGCCGAGCGCCAGCCTCGATGATCTGGACCGCGCCCTGCAGGCCGCCGAAGAAGGGTTTGCGCAGTGGCGCGACACCTCCGGAACGGAGCGGGCCAATGTCCTGCGGAAAGCCGCCGCGCTCTTGCGTGAAAGGGCAGACGACATCGCCCGCATCGCGACCATGGAACAGGGCAAGCCGGTGGCCGAGGCAAAGGGCGAGCTGGGCCTGACCGCATCGCTGATCGAATTCCATGCTGGCGAAGCGGAGCGCATCTACGGCCGCGTCCTGCCTCGTCCGACGGGCTCCCGTTCGCTCGTACTGCACCAGCCGATCGGCGTGGTGGCAGCATTCTGTGCCTGGAACTTTCCCATACTCAACCCGGCGCGCAAGCTTGCCCCGGCTCTGGCGGCGGGCTGCGCGATCATCCTCAAGCCAAGCGAGGAGACCGCCGGGAGCGCAATCGCGATCATGCGTTGCTTTGAGGATGCCGGCCTTCCCGGCAAGGTCGCGCAGATGGTGTTCGGCGTGCCTGACACGATTTCGCGCCACCTGCTTGCCTCCCCCGTCACCCGCAAATTGAGTTTCACCGGATCGGTGCCCGTCGGCAAGCATCTGATGAAGCTCGCGGCGGACACGGTCATGCGCTCCACCATGGAACTGGGTGGGCACGGGCCGGTACTGGTGTTTGACGACTGCGATCTGGACAAGACTCTGGACATGTTGGTTCCGCACAAATTCCGCAATGCCGGACAGGTGTGCATCTCGCCGACCCGTTTCCACGTACAGGAAGGTATTTACGAAAAATTCGCGCGCGGCTTTGCCGAGCGCACGAGCGCGCTGAGGGTCGGATCCGGTTTCGAGAGCGAAACGCAAATGGGGCCGATGGCCAATGCGCGCCGGCCCGAAGCAATCGACGCCATGGTCGAGAATGCCCGTTCCGAAGGTGCGACAGTGCTCACCGGCGGAACGCGCGGCGCGAACGGGCGCGGTTTTTTCTACCAGCCGACCGTGCTGACCGACGTGCCCATGACTGCCAGGCTCATGAACGACGAGCCATTCGGTCCGGTCGCCATGATAAGTCGCTTCGCGAGCGACGATGACGCAATAGCCGAAGCCAACCGCCTGCCCTACGCCCTGGCCGCCTATTGCTTCACGGAAAATGGCCGCCGCCAGAACCGTCTGGGCGACGAGATCGAGGCGGGGATGATTGCTGTGAACCAGCTGGCCCTGAGCTGGCCCGACAGCCCGTTTGGCGGGATGAAGGACAGCGGCTTCGGATCGGAAGATGGACCCGAAGGGGTAATGGCTCACCTGGTTACCAAGACATTTCACATGAAATGA
- a CDS encoding TonB-dependent receptor — MAHNRSNTSGSTDVLQFVDCPLGIPQGTPAGYDTPEDCLADGRVTATDNIGPNFQNLDSRFGEETYLKSQQTLASLEMNYQLSDAFTLSSITGFYDAGNSYVGSFTANFLENGIPLTFLPAYADLEIREVTEEIRLTSDLDGPFNFLVGGLIQDSRGEAQALVSFNAYNPFPRSNYRYVQNGTAYSIFGQVSYEFLDSFELSAGARYSREEKSLPVFESALSSDFDNLLNIEAPREVDFDNVSPEVTLSYRPSRDLTIYGSYKEGFLSGGFNATNPNTTSSINARGNLESLIDPRYGQQEIAGFEGGVKASLLDGDLLANFAVFDYETTGLQVAVLVGVTQELRNAGEVRTRGAEFDFTYRTPLDGLSLNGALSYLDGEYTDYQSICYSGLPAPECQVQVNRFTGEAALLTDLSGTELVRAPDWTGTFGFNYETPEFSGMRFELLGNFFFTDSFFTDVISSPGGRQPAYQLFDAGVTLKDAGETWELSLLGRNLTDERYFTRSAGNPFSGSAPGGTGTVLADTVAVTSRGRQVWLRATYRFGN, encoded by the coding sequence GTGGCGCATAACCGTTCGAACACATCGGGTTCGACGGATGTCCTGCAATTCGTCGACTGTCCGCTCGGAATACCGCAGGGAACGCCAGCTGGCTACGATACGCCGGAAGATTGCTTGGCCGATGGCCGGGTCACGGCCACCGACAACATCGGACCCAACTTTCAGAATTTGGACAGCCGTTTTGGCGAGGAAACGTATCTGAAGAGCCAGCAAACTCTCGCCAGTCTCGAAATGAATTACCAGCTAAGCGACGCCTTTACCCTGTCGTCGATCACCGGCTTCTACGATGCGGGTAACAGTTACGTCGGAAGCTTCACGGCGAATTTCCTCGAAAATGGCATTCCGCTTACGTTTCTGCCGGCATACGCAGACCTCGAAATTCGCGAAGTGACCGAGGAGATCCGGTTGACCTCGGATCTTGACGGGCCTTTCAATTTCCTCGTCGGCGGACTCATTCAGGATTCACGAGGCGAAGCGCAGGCGCTGGTATCTTTCAACGCTTATAATCCGTTTCCGCGGTCGAACTATCGTTACGTTCAAAACGGCACCGCCTATTCGATTTTCGGCCAGGTTTCCTATGAATTCCTGGATTCCTTCGAGCTATCGGCAGGTGCGAGATATTCCAGGGAAGAGAAATCGCTGCCAGTGTTCGAGTCCGCATTGTCGAGCGATTTCGACAACCTCCTGAATATCGAGGCGCCGCGCGAGGTCGATTTCGACAATGTCTCTCCCGAGGTTACGCTCAGCTACCGACCTTCGCGGGATCTGACCATCTATGGGTCATACAAGGAGGGCTTTCTGTCGGGTGGCTTCAACGCGACCAACCCGAATACGACCTCATCGATCAACGCGCGCGGCAATCTGGAAAGCCTGATCGATCCGCGCTACGGGCAGCAGGAGATCGCCGGTTTCGAAGGCGGTGTGAAGGCGTCACTGCTGGATGGCGATCTGCTCGCCAATTTCGCGGTTTTCGATTACGAAACGACGGGTCTGCAGGTCGCTGTCCTGGTCGGCGTGACGCAGGAACTTCGCAATGCGGGCGAAGTGCGGACGCGCGGCGCGGAATTCGATTTCACCTATCGCACGCCGCTCGATGGATTGTCGCTCAATGGTGCGTTGTCCTATCTCGACGGCGAGTACACCGATTATCAGAGCATCTGTTATTCCGGCCTGCCCGCGCCGGAGTGCCAGGTTCAGGTAAACCGTTTCACCGGCGAAGCTGCCTTGTTGACGGACCTGTCAGGCACCGAGCTCGTCCGCGCCCCGGATTGGACCGGCACTTTCGGCTTTAACTACGAAACGCCCGAATTTTCCGGCATGCGCTTTGAATTGCTTGGCAATTTCTTCTTCACCGACAGTTTCTTCACGGATGTCATCAGCTCGCCGGGCGGACGCCAGCCAGCTTATCAGCTGTTCGATGCCGGCGTGACGCTGAAGGATGCTGGTGAAACGTGGGAACTGTCCCTGCTCGGCCGCAACCTTACCGACGAACGGTATTTCACGCGTTCAGCTGGGAACCCCTTCTCGGGCAGCGCGCCCGGTGGTACGGGAACCGTGCTTGCGGACACAGTGGCGGTTACCAGTCGTGGTCGCCAAGTCTGGCTACGCGCGACATATCGCTTCGGAAATTGA
- a CDS encoding transporter produces MNTANAFRGAAAVVGIGQTPYYKRGTSPDGETKLALRAIIAAAEDAGMDPADIDGFVSYGSERNTGQKLMPALGTKDMRFAALAWTHGGGIPAALLLAAQAIHSGQAEAVVVYRAMAEQSNQRLQVAVTQGDTPAQFLANGIDMVLQRSAMRSQRLIEHHGVPASTLEAIARAGYHHARNNPGAAGHGQPLSHEKYQASRFISEPLHLFDCSRENDGAAAVILVSAERARSMKQKPAFLLSCPMGAEAQSSSGSLEDNHEPYVSVGMIHLAKRLWEESGYGPEDVDVAQIYENFTGMAVASIIDHGFCTYENAGAFITLDNLTAPSGALPINTSGGNIADGFIHGMGLVLEAVRQIRGTSTNQVPNAKLSLMAGGPGDSVTSTALFGSEETL; encoded by the coding sequence ATGAACACCGCAAACGCATTTCGAGGAGCCGCCGCTGTCGTCGGTATCGGTCAGACACCGTATTACAAGCGCGGAACGTCACCCGATGGCGAAACGAAGCTGGCGCTCCGGGCCATCATAGCCGCAGCCGAGGATGCCGGGATGGATCCGGCGGACATCGACGGTTTCGTATCCTACGGGTCGGAGCGCAATACCGGCCAGAAACTCATGCCCGCGCTCGGCACAAAGGATATGCGCTTCGCGGCACTCGCATGGACGCATGGTGGCGGCATTCCCGCCGCCTTGTTGCTGGCCGCGCAGGCCATTCATTCAGGCCAGGCCGAAGCCGTCGTCGTTTATCGCGCGATGGCGGAGCAGAGTAACCAGCGCTTGCAGGTCGCCGTGACGCAGGGGGATACGCCGGCACAGTTTCTGGCCAACGGGATCGATATGGTCCTGCAGCGTTCCGCCATGCGCAGCCAGCGGCTCATCGAGCACCACGGCGTCCCCGCCTCTACGCTGGAGGCGATCGCGCGCGCCGGATACCATCACGCGCGGAACAATCCGGGCGCCGCCGGTCACGGGCAGCCCTTGAGTCACGAGAAATACCAGGCATCGCGTTTCATTTCCGAACCGTTGCACCTGTTCGATTGCTCCCGCGAGAACGACGGCGCGGCCGCCGTCATACTGGTTTCCGCAGAACGGGCGAGGAGCATGAAGCAGAAACCCGCCTTCCTCCTGTCCTGCCCGATGGGTGCAGAAGCGCAGTCGTCATCGGGATCGCTGGAGGACAATCACGAGCCCTATGTCAGTGTCGGCATGATCCATCTTGCCAAGCGCCTGTGGGAGGAATCAGGATACGGCCCCGAAGACGTGGACGTTGCCCAGATCTACGAGAACTTCACCGGCATGGCCGTGGCCTCGATCATCGATCACGGCTTTTGCACGTACGAAAACGCAGGGGCGTTCATCACACTGGACAATCTGACTGCACCGTCCGGCGCCTTGCCGATCAACACGTCGGGCGGAAACATCGCAGACGGTTTCATTCACGGAATGGGGCTGGTGCTCGAAGCGGTCCGTCAGATCCGCGGGACATCGACAAATCAGGTGCCCAACGCGAAACTGTCACTGATGGCAGGCGGGCCTGGAGACTCCGTGACCAGCACGGCGCTGTTCGGAAGCGAGGAGACGCTGTGA
- a CDS encoding MFS transporter, translated as MKFGKISREHPSTAYRNYVLGVFSLIYALNFIDRQIISVLALDLKRDLGLSDADLGFLYGTAFGVFYALFGIPMGRLADSWNRIRLVTIGFAFWSLMTTLSGFARTGVQLTLARIGVGVGEATASPCAYSLISDYFPKNRRATAIALYTAGMYIGSGASLFIGAKIVEVWNDAFPEGWQGIVGWQAAFMAVGLPGLALACLVATLREPVRGLSDGIEQPPVERPFRGFLDELLTMVPPFCLFTAARRGRGPLLVNIAAATLISLIALGLIAWTGDKLQWVAVGIGVYAIFSWVAALKSRDRPAWTLIWKTPSFLYLTIGHGLTSFVNYAVIFWSLPYVESELGADRAEAAFFIGGAGAVAGFVGLIFGGRFADFLRERHPSGRVMVMIAGAILPFVPLTVIFTTGSLGVFYVLYFPMILFGSITLPSAGATSQDLVLPRMRGLASATFLLSLTMIGLALGPYSVGAISSATGSMSTAILSLMAVLPVSILMFVLLYLRLPKAEETLVERARQAGEQL; from the coding sequence ATGAAGTTCGGTAAAATCTCGCGCGAGCATCCTTCGACCGCCTATCGCAACTATGTGCTGGGTGTGTTTTCGCTGATCTACGCGCTCAACTTCATCGATCGGCAGATCATCAGCGTTCTCGCTCTCGACCTGAAACGCGACCTTGGCCTTTCCGATGCCGATCTCGGTTTCTTGTACGGAACAGCGTTCGGCGTGTTCTACGCCCTGTTCGGCATCCCCATGGGTCGCCTTGCCGATAGCTGGAACAGGATTCGCCTGGTTACGATCGGATTTGCGTTCTGGTCGTTGATGACGACATTGTCGGGCTTCGCCCGTACCGGAGTGCAATTGACGCTCGCCCGCATCGGCGTGGGTGTCGGGGAAGCAACCGCGTCGCCGTGCGCATATTCGTTGATCTCCGACTACTTTCCGAAGAATCGGCGCGCGACCGCGATCGCGCTTTATACCGCCGGAATGTATATCGGATCGGGCGCGTCGCTGTTCATCGGCGCGAAGATTGTCGAGGTATGGAACGACGCATTTCCCGAAGGTTGGCAAGGGATCGTCGGGTGGCAGGCTGCCTTCATGGCAGTCGGACTGCCCGGTCTTGCGCTCGCATGCTTGGTCGCCACGTTGAGGGAGCCGGTTCGCGGCCTGTCGGATGGGATCGAACAGCCTCCCGTGGAGCGTCCCTTTCGCGGTTTCCTCGATGAATTGCTGACCATGGTCCCACCGTTCTGCCTGTTCACGGCGGCGCGCCGCGGGCGCGGACCGCTGTTGGTCAACATTGCCGCGGCCACGCTCATTTCGTTGATAGCACTGGGTCTGATCGCCTGGACCGGCGACAAGCTGCAATGGGTCGCCGTTGGTATCGGCGTATATGCTATCTTTAGCTGGGTTGCCGCCCTCAAGAGCCGTGACCGTCCTGCATGGACGCTCATATGGAAGACGCCGTCTTTTCTTTATCTCACCATCGGCCACGGACTGACATCATTCGTGAACTATGCGGTGATCTTCTGGTCATTGCCTTACGTCGAAAGTGAATTGGGTGCGGACCGCGCCGAGGCCGCCTTTTTTATCGGCGGTGCTGGCGCGGTGGCGGGCTTCGTTGGCCTGATTTTCGGGGGACGCTTCGCCGATTTCCTGAGGGAACGCCATCCCTCGGGCCGCGTGATGGTGATGATCGCGGGCGCGATCCTTCCGTTCGTCCCGTTGACCGTGATTTTCACCACCGGAAGTCTTGGCGTGTTCTACGTCCTCTATTTTCCGATGATCCTCTTCGGTAGCATCACCTTGCCGTCGGCAGGGGCCACCTCGCAGGATCTGGTGCTTCCACGCATGCGCGGATTGGCATCTGCGACGTTCCTTCTATCACTCACCATGATCGGTCTGGCCCTTGGTCCCTATTCGGTTGGAGCCATCTCTTCGGCCACCGGTAGCATGTCCACGGCCATTCTCTCGCTCATGGCGGTGCTACCCGTATCGATCCTGATGTTCGTCCTCTTGTACTTACGCTTGCCAAAAGCTGAGGAAACCCTCGTCGAGAGAGCCCGGCAAGCCGGAGAACAATTATGA
- a CDS encoding IS6 family transposase, whose protein sequence is MPRAKKPANPFRYFHSSPEVIRLVVMMYVRFPLSLRNVEDLLSERCIDICHETVRLWWNRFGSMLAADIRRQRVSRMRGFRHWNWHLDEMYVRINGEMLYLWRAVDHEGEVLESYVTRTRDKAAALRFMKKALKRHGSPEVLTTDGLRSYTAALTELDCGQKQEIYRWANNRAENSHLPFRRKERAMLRFRQMKSLQKFASVHASFHNHLNSERHLVDRQTYKIRRTAALAEWQNLMA, encoded by the coding sequence ATGCCCCGAGCCAAGAAACCAGCCAACCCGTTCCGGTATTTCCATTCTTCGCCGGAGGTAATTCGCCTCGTGGTAATGATGTACGTTCGTTTCCCGCTTTCGCTGCGAAACGTGGAAGATCTTCTGTCGGAACGATGCATCGACATTTGCCATGAGACGGTGCGGCTCTGGTGGAACAGGTTTGGTTCGATGTTGGCGGCGGACATAAGGCGGCAACGCGTCAGCAGAATGCGCGGCTTTCGCCATTGGAACTGGCACCTCGATGAGATGTACGTCCGCATCAATGGCGAGATGCTGTACCTTTGGCGTGCCGTCGATCACGAAGGTGAGGTGCTTGAAAGCTACGTCACCAGAACCAGGGACAAGGCTGCCGCCCTGCGTTTCATGAAGAAAGCGCTGAAGCGTCACGGTTCGCCGGAGGTCTTAACGACCGACGGACTTCGCTCCTACACGGCAGCACTGACCGAACTTGACTGCGGTCAGAAGCAGGAGATCTACCGCTGGGCTAACAATCGGGCAGAAAACTCACACCTGCCATTCCGACGAAAGGAACGAGCGATGCTGCGCTTCCGGCAAATGAAGTCGTTACAGAAGTTCGCCTCGGTTCACGCGTCCTTCCACAACCATTTGAATTCCGAACGCCACCTCGTTGATCGTCAGACTTATAAGATCCGACGCACAGCTGCATTGGCTGAGTGGCAGAACCTCATGGCCTGA
- a CDS encoding Zn-ribbon domain-containing OB-fold protein gives MTDQPRIAGGIGADDPFWDALEEGRFVAPKCSSCHQWMWPAHYRCGKCGSWDLDWEEIEMTGTLFTWTRNHAVSEVVKERREDTPFVTLLVELPQAGSIRIPGVLEGDEDGLAIGARLTGRIRPGDEKSKGYATVVWHLAEGNRA, from the coding sequence ATGACCGACCAACCACGCATCGCCGGAGGCATCGGCGCCGATGATCCCTTCTGGGATGCACTCGAAGAAGGCCGTTTCGTCGCACCGAAATGTTCCTCGTGTCATCAGTGGATGTGGCCCGCGCATTACCGGTGCGGCAAATGTGGATCCTGGGATCTCGATTGGGAAGAGATCGAGATGACGGGCACGCTTTTCACCTGGACGCGCAACCATGCTGTATCCGAAGTGGTGAAGGAACGCCGTGAGGACACGCCTTTCGTAACGCTTCTCGTCGAGCTTCCGCAGGCGGGCTCGATCCGCATTCCCGGCGTGCTGGAAGGCGATGAAGACGGTCTGGCGATCGGCGCCCGGCTTACGGGTCGTATCAGGCCGGGTGACGAAAAGTCGAAAGGCTACGCCACCGTGGTCTGGCATCTTGCGGAAGGAAACCGTGCATGA